In the Silene latifolia isolate original U9 population chromosome 1, ASM4854445v1, whole genome shotgun sequence genome, attagacATGTAAGTGACACTCTTGGCGTAGTAATCAAATATTAACAGTAAAATAATGCCAAATATAAAACCTTCATTTGGACCGACTTGACACTCACACAAAAAGCCGGATAACTGTTACATATTTTATAATACCCGCCTCTTTAGGGGACTTTGCAGAGGACCCCTGTGTCCGTTAGACCTTTTAGAAAGACGATATTAGACTTAATTCACATACCTGATCCAAAGTTACTCCACCTAGTAGaggtaactcgaccgagtaggtaaggcactcgaccgagtatgccttACTCGGTTGAGTCACGGTGACACTTGATCGGGTATTGCTAGTTCAGTGGTTATTTCGCGATCGTGAGCCGGGTTTTATATTTTTTTCGCTTTCTCATTTCTTTCATTTCTCTAAACCTAAAATTAGACCTCCTTCCCTTTTCCCCTCTTCTCTTCCCCATTTTACCACATTTGAATCCTCTACCTAGAAGAATAACATGGGAGCGGGATTAGCGAGTCGGGACCTAGCTTCCGGTTGTCAGTCAATTAGCAAGGTAAGTCGTTGTCACCATCTTTGATATTAGTAACGTTAATGGTTAGTTGCGATAGAGTCGTATTGATTGTTGTAGGTGGCGATGTTGGTGTCTTATATGCATAAGTGTGAATCTTGCGCTTATAAGAGAATTCGCTAGAGGTAGGGTTTTCTACTTAGTACAgtttgtgattgattttattgttgtgattgtttgtcatAGTGATTACATTATTGTGCTTGTTGATATAGTTGGATGTTGGAGGGTTGGGATGGATATTGTGGAGCCCATGTCAGGAGATGGTTTCACCCCCATGTTTCGCCCCTTGTGACTCATGTCGCAAGGGGGATGTTGACATTAATGAGgtgggttcgctcgttgcgatgagcgaggATTGTGATGTGCAGTGTTGCGGGCTGACATCGGCTGgggtgggttacctgttgcgatgggaaccCGGATACTCGTTGCGGTGAGAGCCATTGGTTACCATGGAGATCGGAGTTGGTGGAGGTCGATAATGATGTGTATACTTATGATGTTCTGTTGTACTTGTCGTTTCTACTTTCATTATATTTCTGTTGTTGACTTTGTGTGGTGCTTGTGTTGTTTCTTATTTTGTCTTActtgtctgcggtgatccatttgatattgccgGCAAATGGTGAGCAGGTAGTCCTATTAGGTGTATGATGGTTGCTGTGAGCTGTGACAAGGTTTCTTGGAGGGCGCGTGACATCGTTGAGTCTCACCTAATGTAGACGTTAGTAGTTTGAGCTACTTGAAATCTTTCGCTGTCagtcttttattttagtttgttttgTAACAGAATTTCTATTTTAAGTTATTAAAGTTGTAATTGTTTTGTATTGCCAATTTGATATACactacctcgggcaactgagatagTAGCGCCTTTATTTATTAAGGAAGGTCTAGCTAAATACTCCTtggtaaatgagggtgttacatatTTATTACCACAAGTGTGATTGAACCTCTGCCAATCCTTAGGCTGACCACTATCCGCATGAAATCCAATTGCACAATATCTTGATGTTTTAAGTTATTTAATCTACATAATAAAGGTCTTTTTGGCGACTTACTATTTCAATTAAATAACCTAAAATAGAAGACACCTTATATAAAGACTATAGCCAAATATAAGTGAACCTGAAAATTAGTCTTTAAATGACAAGTGACTTAAATATTTAATAGTAGATAAAATTATCACCATAAAGTCGGTCAATGTTCACAAACATAAATACATATAAATTTGTTTTTCACTTGTCAAGCAAATTACCAACGTATGACCATACAACCAGGGGCGTATTTAGGGGAGATGCAGTGGGTGCAAATGCATCCCCTCTGCttctaaaataaatatattacagAACAGTAagctttaatttgtttattttgtctCAAGGGGTCAAAAAGATAAGCGGCTCGCTTTCCATTGGGTTTCAAAGCAAGACAATCAACAACATAATGAAGCTCACGAGCCACGTCCTTATTATTCTGGTCAAGTTTCAAGGCATGCTCAAAATCATCTAGGGCTTCCACAAGGAAATGCAATTTCTGAAAGGCTAAACCTCTACGGTAGAAGGCTTTCACATTACAGAGATCAAAGTTCAAGATAAGATTACAATAACACCAAGCCTGATTGTAATGAGAGAGTTTCAACTCACATGCCGCTAAATTGAGAACAAGGGATAGGGCAAGGGAAGTGGCAGTCTGCTGGTCACGTGTACAAGGAATTCCGAGGAAACAGAAGAACTGAAGAGCTTGTTTATAGAGGCTAACAGCTAAAGAAAGGTTTCCCTCTTTGAAAAGGGAATTACCCCTATCTTTCATCATATAAATGTTGTAAATCGATGGATCCCCCATATTCATAATCCAGTGAATAAGAATATCGTCATCCATACCAGCATCATCCATAATAAACAGTTCACAAAGATTCAGAAGTAAAGCTTGATAATCCATTGGTAAAAGCGAGGATTAAACTTGAAAATAAACAGGATTAAACAACTAGCTAATCAAACTCTATCCCGCAACGGAACTTTCAACGAAATAGCCGACGACAAACACGATTAATCAGGACAACTGATCTGAAAGAGAGAAAGGCAATCCCACAAAAACAAAAATTCGCATACCAGGAAGAAAAGGAATCAGAGAAGATGAAGCCAACTTCTCTACCGCCGGGAAAGCAAGTGATAGACAGAAACACTCGTCGACGACCTGTAAAATTTGATGATGAGGTCACCGGCGAGAGAGCTGCTTCAGATTGGCTGCGGAGATAGGCGGTGGGATTGGGGATTTTTTGGGGGTTTCTAGAGAGAGGGAGGTATGGGTTACTTACAAATGAGATTTTGTCTACGGAGTCGATATTTGTCAATTGGATATATGTAATGTTAGTTATTTTGATCACTGTTGGGAAATTGATTTGCACGAACAGGTATTGACAATAGCAAAATCGCACCGAATCGATTTTactttcctaatagaataattcgacccttatCAGTACCTGGGTTAAACCGAATTTCCTATTGAGATAAGATGTTGCCTTCtgatttttggcacaaaaatcagaGACGTAATATAGAAGTATTTTGCATAGATTGTTATGTCGTTCTATGATGCAAAAGAGATTATTTTCCAATATTCAATCTTCACATTCCCATGTCTATTTATATAGATATGGAGGGGAAAATGGGAGAATGTATTTCTGAATAGTTGATACTCTTCATAAATTCAACCAGATTCAACCCCATCATAGTTATTTGAACGACAACTATACCGTAATTCCTTAATAATTATGcaagtgtacactccgtacttcccgaactcgcattataatatttagaaattacccatctacgaaccaacgttaattacgccaaatgaaccggtaattattcttaaatcaacaacaatcacaagacatcatatattatattaaagttgAAACCATCAGCCTATTTGATCGCCACGTGTCAACAACCTATTCATACGCCACGTGTCATTTGCTGGATTTCTAAGAAGACGTaacttaaaaataaaaataaataaaaatatataGAGACAATCACGTATAATATATGTAGGTTAGGTTAGGAGTAACTTTCATACTACATCTTAGGAAATTTTCTAGATTTGCGtaaaacacaaacacaataatTTTGATTCCATAAATAAAATTGTTAGCATATATCTTTGGGTAATATTTGATATTATATGTTAGTTTTAGGATTACCATCATTGTAAGATTCCTTTTTTAATGTATAACTCAATTACTAATCATATCATTCATTAGCTTTACGAGTCAATCGCGGCAACTGAATATATGATGAGTAATTTCTACTAATTTAACTATTTTACATAATTAATATATTCACTTTCTAAGATTAAGCGGAGACTCTATCTTACCGGGATATCTATAGTTACGTGTAATACCCATCCTTTTAGAGACTCGTTGACCAACCTTGACCGACGTTTGGGGCAGGTGATAACCGTTAGGAATGCGTGCAAGAGGTGCCTTGTGTCTTGTTTAACCTTAGgagtgtgtggtactcgatagagtagaggctactcgatcgagtagcttgggtactcggtcgagtaggggccactcgatcgagtaagtgggttactcgatcgagtagcgtcttttcagcgagggtttataatcgtgttttggtaaatcgcaaatcatttccgcctctttccttcagacctagatgccgcctttcccctttcccttcaccataaattctTCCATGAGAGCATTTGAGGATGTTAGTGCCTTGGGGATGCGTTGCTTGAGTCGtgtagcggtcttaacgccgatctaggatgcgtaggtatgtcatcgtcatcatctttgtctttgttgttccttgtagggttgtattggtagtaataggcttgtatactgtttgtatagggattacttgcttggttgatgtcgtatggttgatcgaggaatcgctgcttttggttaaaggtaggttcgcctacttagtttctgttggttgttagagtgtcggttgttgttgttgattgttgttgttgttgttgtggttgttgttgttgtcgttgttgttgtcgttgttgtgatACAGCTGGTTGTGACtgattgtctttggttctcgaggtgcgtcctcggctgagtggagtcacttgcgggagtggcttcacgccctagtttcgccctccgtggaacccgccacgggaggggatgtgcacattaatgggacagggtttatcgctcggtatgatgagcggggatttggtgggtacggctgcggtcccccactggcagggctggtccagtggacagtcggtgacggagattggttggagtggttgtgacggtgtgtgtgtgtgtgtgtgtgtgtgtgtttggttgCGTTTGTAATATGTTGGTACCATTTGTTGTGTcatgcctcagttactgaccttgtgtggtgtgtcttgtttgttttgttttgtctgtcgtgatcccttatggtgagcagtccctCTTAGCAagttgtcttggatggtagctggagtcctggcggggatgagtcttcacgagtaatgTCAGAAGTAGTTATATAGCTTTGACGAGTTGTACCTTTTGTTTTAGTAGTTTGGttgtatcacttgtaaaataactttaaatgttcttttattgacctttgatgattacttttctcgggcaaccgagatggtggtacccttatatgctagggaaggtcttgttaaggctccttggtatatgggggtgtcacaaagtggtatcagagcgacgattttagaacctgtaacaaatgagcctaatgaacatagtgagtctaatgaaatgaacctggtgtatgtatattgggagccccagctgatgctagattttgggtgagtaggcgccctcatttcaaaatcttggcccaattatgcttaagccagtcactgggtatggggaTGTTGAGTCGGCAATTAGGTGCCTAATGTGTATGGTGATTATGTTAGAATTGATTGTGGTCGAGTCTCTGTTGAAGTTAGCATGTGCGTAATAGTTATGTTAGAATCATATATGATGAAGTTTTGATAGAGTTAATATGTGTgtgtgatgataatgaggaaCGTGAAAGGTTTTATAAGATAGAAGTATGTGAAAAGAGTAGAAACGTGTGATGCGATATGAAATGTGGTAATGGCTGTGTTTGTTTCAAGTTGATAGTAAAGGAAGTTTCTATAAGGATTTATAAGTCTTATAATGGTACTAATGATGATAGTTAAAGAGTTGTAGAATTGTAATGAGAATTATCAAAATAGTAATGGATGAATGTGATATATGAATGGCTGGAAGCTTTTGCGTGTGACGTGATTAATTTGAGTAGATTAATTTTTTTATGTTGAAGCATAATTATGTTGCTACTACACTTGGATGATACCTGGAAATTTAATGTTAAATGAGTGTTTAAAGTAATGTAATTGTAAGTTTTATTAGTGAAGTTGTAGCCGAAAAATTAGACATGGAATAATGTGTCAAAGGTATGTGTAAACGATTTAATGATATGATAAATTATGTGG is a window encoding:
- the LOC141641581 gene encoding peptidyl-prolyl cis-trans isomerase FKBP62-like produces the protein MDYQALLLNLCELFIMDDAGMDDDILIHWIMNMGDPSIYNIYMMKDRGNSLFKEGNLSLAVSLYKQALQFFCFLGIPCTRDQQTATSLALSLVLNLAACELKLSHYNQAWCYCNLILNFDLCNVKAFYRRGLAFQKLHFLVEALDDFEHALKLDQNNKDVARELHYVVDCLALKPNGKRAAYLFDPLRQNKQIKAYCSVIYLF